A single region of the Corallincola holothuriorum genome encodes:
- a CDS encoding class GN sortase, giving the protein MSILTKSFKLGVCCIALAGLLMVSDAVWIKAKAQLAQWLIASAWDEPEAKSDDDISKRPWPWADTWPMARLQIPQLGIEQFVMAGLDGESLAFGPGMAVNTQLEQGMMIAGHKDTHFDYLQRLRPGDRVRVQLHGERLLEFEVSGVGVLDLGQGNNQLVVAPSELALVTCYPFGVQVSDPQLRYLVTARRLEYVEPLAVAGVLDSLDRSFVNDSREDHPLHQWLQSRAVKM; this is encoded by the coding sequence ATGAGCATATTGACTAAGAGCTTTAAACTCGGGGTGTGTTGCATCGCATTGGCTGGGCTACTGATGGTCAGCGATGCTGTTTGGATCAAAGCTAAGGCGCAGTTAGCTCAGTGGCTTATCGCCAGTGCGTGGGATGAACCAGAGGCTAAATCTGATGATGATATTTCAAAACGTCCCTGGCCATGGGCTGATACTTGGCCTATGGCCAGATTACAGATCCCACAACTGGGTATCGAGCAGTTTGTGATGGCGGGACTGGATGGCGAATCTCTGGCATTCGGGCCGGGAATGGCCGTGAACACTCAGCTTGAACAGGGGATGATGATTGCTGGACATAAAGATACCCACTTTGATTACTTGCAACGCTTGCGTCCCGGAGATCGTGTGCGGGTTCAGTTACATGGAGAGCGTTTGCTGGAATTTGAGGTGAGTGGGGTGGGGGTATTAGATCTTGGGCAGGGAAATAATCAATTGGTCGTGGCACCTTCTGAGCTAGCTTTGGTGACCTGCTATCCATTTGGTGTCCAGGTAAGTGATCCGCAATTACGCTATCTGGTGACAGCTAGAAGGTTAGAGTATGTAGAGCCGCTGGCGGTGGCAGGAGTGTTAGATAGCCTGGATCGCAGCTTTGTTAACGACTCGCGCGAAGATCATCCGTTGCATCAGTGGTTGCAAAGTAGAGCCGTTAAAATGTAG
- the trpB gene encoding tryptophan synthase subunit beta, translated as MSELNPYFGDFGGMFVPELLVPALKQFEQEFIASQKDPAFQKEFSDLLKDYAGRPTPLTKCRNLTAGTKTTLYLKREDLLHGGAHKTNQVLGQALLAKHMGKHEIIAETGAGQHGVATALACALMGLKCRIYMGAKDIERQEPNVFRMKLMGAEVIPVTSGASTLKDACNEALRDWAGSYKTAHYLLGTAAGPHPFPTVVREFQRMIGEEAKRQIQEKEGRLPDAVIACVGGGSNAIGMFADFIDEKEVALIGVEPAGKGIDTEEHGAPLEHGKPGIFFGMRSILMQDQFGQVEESYSISAGLDFPSVGPQHAHLKATGRGTYVWASDDEALEAFQLLARHEGIIPALESAHALAYALKMAKENPEKEQLLIVNLSGRGDKDIFTVADILAKKGDIS; from the coding sequence ATGAGCGAATTAAACCCCTATTTTGGTGATTTTGGCGGCATGTTTGTCCCAGAATTGCTAGTGCCTGCACTGAAGCAGTTTGAGCAGGAATTTATTGCATCACAAAAAGATCCTGCGTTTCAAAAAGAGTTTTCAGATCTATTAAAAGACTACGCAGGCCGTCCAACGCCTTTGACCAAGTGCCGCAACCTGACTGCAGGTACCAAAACTACCCTCTACCTGAAGCGGGAAGATCTGTTGCACGGCGGCGCCCATAAAACCAATCAGGTGTTGGGACAAGCACTGCTCGCCAAGCATATGGGCAAACATGAGATCATAGCCGAAACAGGTGCCGGACAACACGGCGTTGCAACCGCTCTAGCCTGCGCCCTCATGGGCCTTAAATGCCGTATCTATATGGGTGCCAAAGACATTGAACGGCAGGAGCCCAATGTGTTTCGTATGAAGCTGATGGGCGCAGAAGTGATCCCTGTGACATCAGGCGCATCCACCCTCAAGGATGCTTGTAACGAAGCGCTACGCGACTGGGCAGGCAGCTATAAGACTGCCCACTACCTACTCGGCACTGCGGCAGGGCCTCACCCCTTCCCCACTGTTGTACGTGAGTTTCAGCGTATGATCGGCGAAGAGGCAAAGCGCCAAATTCAAGAAAAAGAGGGGCGCCTGCCAGATGCAGTAATCGCCTGTGTTGGCGGCGGATCCAATGCCATCGGCATGTTTGCCGACTTTATCGATGAGAAAGAGGTGGCATTGATAGGCGTTGAACCAGCAGGCAAAGGTATCGACACCGAAGAACACGGTGCACCGCTGGAGCATGGTAAGCCGGGGATATTCTTCGGTATGCGTTCCATTCTGATGCAAGACCAGTTCGGCCAAGTAGAGGAGTCTTACTCCATCTCAGCCGGACTTGATTTCCCCTCTGTTGGCCCGCAGCACGCTCACTTGAAAGCGACGGGACGTGGCACCTACGTTTGGGCATCTGATGACGAGGCTCTTGAAGCGTTTCAGCTATTAGCCCGTCACGAAGGGATTATTCCGGCATTGGAATCAGCCCATGCACTGGCGTACGCATTAAAAATGGCGAAAGAAAACCCAGAGAAAGAGCAACTACTGATCGTGAACCTATCAGGCCGTGGCGACAAGGATATCTTCACCGTCGCTGACATTCTGGCGAAAAAAGGAGATATCTCATGA
- a CDS encoding septation protein A: MKQFIDFLPLIVFFAFYKLKDIYWATGSLIITTGLQLAYGWFRHRKVEKMHLITFVLVTVFGGLTLILHDDVFIKWKVTVVNVLFFAALLISQYPFKKPLIKQMLGKELVLPDAVWGKINLGWAFFFLGCGLANIYVAFYMSQEVWVNFKVFGLLGLTLCATLVTGIYLFKHLPKEQPVEQNEGNE; encoded by the coding sequence ATGAAACAATTTATCGACTTCCTCCCACTGATCGTCTTTTTTGCTTTTTATAAGCTCAAGGATATCTACTGGGCGACAGGATCATTGATCATTACCACCGGCCTGCAGTTGGCTTATGGCTGGTTTCGCCATCGTAAAGTCGAGAAGATGCATCTGATCACTTTTGTGCTGGTAACCGTATTTGGCGGGCTCACGCTTATTCTCCACGACGATGTCTTCATAAAGTGGAAAGTCACCGTGGTCAATGTACTGTTCTTTGCCGCTCTGTTAATCAGCCAATATCCGTTTAAAAAGCCACTGATTAAGCAGATGCTGGGGAAAGAGTTAGTCTTGCCTGATGCGGTATGGGGAAAGATAAACCTAGGTTGGGCGTTCTTCTTCCTCGGTTGCGGCCTAGCCAATATCTACGTGGCGTTTTATATGTCGCAAGAAGTTTGGGTGAACTTTAAAGTTTTCGGCCTACTCGGTTTAACCTTGTGTGCCACACTCGTCACTGGGATCTACCTATTTAAGCACCTGCCCAAAGAACAACCCGTAGAACAAAATGAAGGAAATGAATAA
- a CDS encoding YciI family protein codes for MWYVIFSQDVDNSLPLRQQARAAHLARLQALKEQGRLLVAGPMPAIDSEDPGEAGFTGSTVIAEFPSLADAQTWADADPYIDAGVYQNVIVKPFKKVLP; via the coding sequence ATGTGGTACGTGATTTTTTCACAGGATGTTGATAACAGTCTGCCTTTACGCCAGCAAGCGCGTGCAGCCCACCTCGCCCGCTTGCAAGCATTAAAAGAGCAAGGGCGCTTGTTGGTGGCTGGGCCGATGCCTGCCATCGATAGTGAAGATCCGGGTGAAGCTGGCTTTACTGGCTCAACAGTGATCGCCGAATTCCCTTCCCTTGCCGATGCACAAACCTGGGCAGATGCCGACCCCTATATCGATGCAGGGGTGTACCAGAACGTTATCGTAAAACCGTTTAAGAAAGTGCTTCCTTAA
- a CDS encoding YbgA family protein — protein sequence MKQIEKIPVGVSACVVGQKVRFDGGHKQSGFVVRDLDPYFDYRPACPEMAAGMGTPRQTVRLVEDGDWLKVRGSRDRSFDVTDALHNASEKLSEGLADLRGYIFCAKSPSCGMERVKVYHPNGHTLRHDGVGVFAEKILKKYPYLPCEETGRLNDVLIRESFLTRVFTLDLWKRNVEANLTKKSLLDFHAKHKLMLMAHSPEHYRAIGPLLADLSSANLEQVAYNYIVQLMQGLAVPASRKKHTNVLMHIQGYFKRALEVGDKAELTQMIHRYREGLLPLSTPRELLKHYLRKHRDDYLQGQRYFQPYPEHLTVRTVF from the coding sequence ATGAAGCAAATAGAAAAAATCCCGGTAGGGGTCAGTGCTTGTGTCGTTGGGCAAAAAGTACGCTTCGACGGCGGTCATAAACAGTCTGGTTTTGTAGTCCGAGATCTTGACCCCTATTTCGATTATCGTCCAGCTTGCCCTGAGATGGCAGCGGGGATGGGAACGCCTAGACAGACGGTGCGTTTAGTCGAGGATGGCGATTGGCTCAAGGTTCGCGGCAGTCGGGATCGCAGTTTTGATGTGACAGATGCGCTGCACAATGCTTCAGAAAAATTGTCCGAAGGACTGGCTGATTTGCGTGGTTACATCTTCTGTGCCAAATCACCTAGCTGCGGCATGGAGCGGGTGAAAGTGTATCACCCGAATGGGCACACCTTGCGTCATGATGGTGTGGGAGTTTTTGCTGAGAAGATATTAAAGAAATACCCGTATCTACCCTGTGAAGAGACTGGACGGCTGAACGATGTGTTAATCCGGGAAAGTTTTTTGACGCGGGTTTTTACCTTAGATTTGTGGAAGCGAAATGTCGAAGCCAACTTGACTAAAAAGTCGTTGCTCGACTTCCACGCTAAGCACAAGCTGATGCTGATGGCGCATTCGCCAGAACATTATCGAGCCATTGGCCCGCTGCTGGCTGATTTGAGCAGTGCCAATCTGGAGCAGGTGGCGTACAACTATATTGTGCAGCTGATGCAGGGCTTGGCTGTGCCGGCAAGTCGGAAAAAACACACCAATGTATTGATGCATATTCAGGGCTATTTCAAACGGGCTTTGGAAGTGGGTGACAAGGCAGAACTGACACAGATGATACATAGGTATCGAGAGGGGTTATTGCCGCTGAGTACACCCCGAGAGCTACTAAAACACTATTTACGCAAGCATCGCGATGATTATCTTCAGGGGCAGCGTTACTTTCAACCCTATCCAGAGCATTTGACTGTGAGGACTGTATTCTAG
- the trpA gene encoding tryptophan synthase subunit alpha, with protein sequence MSNRYQQLFEQLAAKNQGAFVPFVTIGDPDRETSLSIIDTLIAAGADALELGIPFSDPIADGPTIQGATVRALASGVNPLVCFEMLAIIREKYPQVPIGLLVYANLVYTNGIEQFYQRCAEAGVDSVLIADVPSHESVPFREAAEKFGIDAIFIAPPNADDDTLANVARYGKGYTYLLSRAGVTGAETKAEMPVAALLESLNRFNAPPALLGFGISEPAQVQEAIAAGAAGAISGSAVVKVIENNVDDTDRLLAEMTSFISAMKAATVK encoded by the coding sequence ATGAGCAATCGATATCAACAGCTGTTTGAGCAACTGGCAGCTAAAAACCAAGGCGCATTCGTTCCTTTCGTCACCATAGGTGATCCCGATCGTGAAACAAGCTTGTCGATTATCGACACCTTGATCGCTGCCGGCGCTGACGCCTTAGAATTGGGGATCCCCTTCTCTGATCCGATTGCCGATGGCCCAACGATCCAGGGAGCCACGGTGCGCGCACTCGCTAGCGGCGTTAATCCATTGGTCTGTTTTGAGATGTTGGCCATTATTCGTGAAAAGTACCCGCAGGTACCTATCGGATTATTGGTCTATGCCAACCTCGTGTATACCAATGGCATCGAGCAATTTTATCAGCGCTGCGCCGAAGCAGGCGTTGACTCAGTACTCATTGCAGATGTACCTAGCCACGAGAGCGTCCCGTTCCGTGAAGCGGCGGAAAAATTTGGTATCGACGCAATCTTTATTGCTCCCCCCAATGCTGACGACGACACCTTGGCCAATGTCGCCCGTTACGGTAAAGGCTACACCTACCTACTGTCACGTGCCGGTGTCACTGGCGCAGAAACCAAAGCAGAGATGCCAGTGGCAGCACTGCTAGAGTCACTCAACCGCTTTAATGCGCCTCCTGCACTGCTAGGCTTCGGTATCAGTGAGCCCGCTCAAGTCCAAGAAGCTATCGCTGCAGGTGCTGCTGGTGCAATTTCCGGATCAGCTGTGGTGAAAGTAATTGAAAATAACGTCGATGATACCGATCGACTGCTCGCCGAAATGACGAGCTTTATCTCGGCAATGAAAGCTGCAACCGTTAAATAG
- the ppnP gene encoding pyrimidine/purine nucleoside phosphorylase, with the protein MEKFENVAVTVKANVYFNGQVTSRAVTFADGSTKTLGIMQPGEYEFGTAEAELMEITAGKLQVLLPNETEWRAVVGGESFNVPANVKFKVKVEELADYVCSYLAD; encoded by the coding sequence GTGGAAAAGTTTGAGAATGTAGCCGTCACCGTTAAAGCCAATGTTTACTTCAATGGTCAAGTGACCAGCAGAGCTGTCACATTTGCCGATGGTTCGACCAAAACTTTGGGTATTATGCAGCCAGGTGAATATGAGTTTGGTACGGCCGAAGCGGAACTGATGGAAATCACTGCCGGTAAGCTTCAGGTACTACTTCCTAATGAAACTGAATGGCGTGCAGTGGTTGGCGGTGAATCATTTAATGTGCCTGCCAATGTGAAGTTTAAGGTTAAAGTGGAAGAGTTGGCTGATTACGTCTGTTCCTACTTGGCCGATTAA
- a CDS encoding substrate-binding domain-containing protein translates to MAELNKTITMVLPTMVFKVEQELLAGARDYLCSHGYELLTVVGGYLPGPNDANNIRNWIYEFLPDHTTDGVIFYGGGIGYSAGNDATEQLVGQFKHLPVINIGSALDSVPSVLADNREGICDVVKHLISKQGYNKLGFLRGPVANEEANARFNAFCDTLEKHNVPFNPEWILQGDFVRSTGRTIAKGLVESGKPLPEVMVCANDLSAHGFIEGLTDCGLAVPTDMAVTGFDNFEYAEAMEPALTTVSYPAYAMGQAAAKGLLAKISGKQLDDTKDIPSKAIVRESCGAKIAHHKVKESIYLKQRRAQILVRDMHAQRLTFDQQLYQHTNLKLLFDQAAQNLDSAGIHQLYLCLFDDDDSSEAKLQHQVVDGEVIPLAEHQKSIVTDQLLPEHIGQRWRTPSRNDTIWLVHPLAFEHMVFGYLVAEVNVLVCEFGEALGIQLSQAINRQKMLFESIERQHELECSLEALKNAHLKLDKAEKVASLGRLVAGIGHELNTPLGAGITMASMLVEETQSLTNQLLQAQLSKKRLNQSLTRAHDAAESILRSLERASSLVDIFKSNSFEKEDSRWQSLTIWEVIQSSYFRIKDDLELELELDVQCDKALILECDVDALSSALIHLLYNSAHHAYPGHKHGKVNISVSHTDKNLVIKYQDFGLGMDKAALPRVFEPFYTTQRSTGHTGLGLYLVYNLVSLRLHGVITVSSRKQGGTQFTIEVPTRK, encoded by the coding sequence TTGGCTGAATTAAACAAAACTATCACCATGGTTCTTCCAACCATGGTATTCAAAGTAGAACAGGAACTGCTTGCCGGTGCCAGAGACTACCTATGCTCTCATGGCTACGAACTGTTGACCGTTGTCGGTGGTTATCTCCCTGGACCTAACGACGCAAACAATATTCGTAATTGGATCTACGAATTTTTGCCCGACCATACCACTGATGGTGTGATTTTCTATGGTGGTGGCATTGGCTACTCAGCCGGAAATGACGCCACGGAGCAGTTAGTCGGCCAGTTTAAACACCTTCCTGTCATCAATATAGGCAGCGCACTCGACAGCGTCCCATCCGTGTTAGCTGACAACCGGGAAGGGATATGTGATGTGGTCAAACATTTAATTAGCAAACAAGGCTACAACAAATTGGGCTTTCTCCGTGGCCCCGTGGCCAATGAAGAAGCAAACGCTCGTTTTAACGCTTTCTGCGATACGCTGGAAAAGCACAATGTGCCCTTTAATCCCGAGTGGATCCTGCAAGGTGATTTCGTTCGCAGTACCGGAAGAACCATCGCTAAGGGACTAGTGGAGAGCGGAAAACCGCTACCTGAAGTGATGGTGTGTGCCAATGACCTGAGCGCGCACGGTTTCATTGAGGGGCTGACAGATTGCGGATTAGCCGTCCCTACGGATATGGCGGTGACAGGTTTTGACAATTTCGAATACGCTGAAGCGATGGAGCCTGCTCTGACCACGGTCAGCTATCCGGCCTACGCCATGGGTCAAGCGGCCGCCAAAGGCTTGCTAGCGAAGATATCGGGCAAGCAGTTAGACGACACCAAAGATATTCCTAGCAAAGCAATTGTTCGCGAAAGCTGCGGTGCCAAAATCGCGCACCACAAAGTTAAAGAATCCATATACCTCAAGCAGCGGCGGGCGCAGATCTTGGTCAGGGACATGCATGCGCAGCGCCTCACCTTCGATCAGCAACTATATCAACATACCAATCTGAAACTGCTTTTTGACCAAGCAGCACAAAACCTAGACTCAGCAGGTATTCACCAGCTCTATCTCTGTTTATTTGATGACGATGATAGCAGTGAAGCCAAGCTGCAGCACCAAGTGGTTGATGGCGAAGTCATCCCGCTGGCTGAGCATCAAAAATCTATCGTCACTGATCAACTTCTCCCCGAGCATATCGGCCAAAGATGGCGAACACCCAGTCGCAACGACACCATCTGGTTAGTTCACCCACTTGCTTTTGAACACATGGTGTTTGGCTATCTGGTTGCCGAAGTGAATGTTTTGGTTTGCGAGTTCGGCGAAGCCCTAGGGATCCAGTTATCCCAGGCGATCAATCGGCAAAAGATGCTATTCGAATCGATTGAGCGACAACATGAGCTGGAGTGCTCACTCGAAGCACTAAAAAATGCCCACCTGAAATTAGATAAAGCAGAAAAGGTAGCGAGTTTAGGCCGTCTGGTCGCTGGTATTGGTCATGAACTAAATACACCGTTAGGGGCAGGTATCACCATGGCCTCTATGTTAGTGGAAGAGACGCAATCACTCACCAACCAACTGCTACAAGCACAATTATCGAAAAAGCGCCTAAATCAATCGCTCACTCGCGCACATGACGCTGCAGAAAGCATTTTACGCAGCTTAGAGCGAGCTTCCAGCCTGGTGGATATTTTTAAATCCAACTCGTTTGAAAAAGAGGATAGTCGCTGGCAATCACTGACCATTTGGGAGGTCATTCAATCGAGTTATTTCCGGATCAAGGATGATTTAGAACTGGAGCTGGAACTCGATGTTCAATGCGACAAAGCACTGATATTAGAGTGCGATGTAGACGCGTTATCCTCGGCACTGATCCACCTGTTATATAACAGTGCACATCACGCCTATCCGGGCCATAAGCATGGAAAGGTGAACATATCTGTTAGTCATACAGACAAGAATCTGGTGATTAAGTATCAGGACTTTGGCTTAGGCATGGATAAAGCGGCGCTCCCCAGAGTCTTTGAACCCTTCTATACCACGCAGCGCAGTACTGGCCACACTGGCTTAGGCCTCTATCTGGTGTACAATTTGGTGAGTTTGCGACTCCATGGCGTCATCACCGTCAGCAGCAGAAAGCAAGGGGGCACTCAATTTACCATTGAAGTGCCCACCCGCAAGTGA
- a CDS encoding marine proteobacterial sortase target protein gives MLRSNLPPHQVILDRPLPLKRRHPQVSGQLFHREVVSTPYKTAKRVLGFVVLAGAAVVLLLTLGRAEAASMAGRTSTPVGQSAISIEGDMDGQAGASAGSGDSLPVVSAPRLNEDDIKAPQLMLQQPGRFTQAVMLSSELDLDVSGMIVKATLKQRFKNTTDDWLEGIYLLPLPENSAVNRMTMQVGDRIIEGEIKEKQQAKQLFEQARKSGKRASLLVQRRPNMFSNKVTNIAPGEEVVVTISFLQQLDYRDGEFQLRFPMTITPRYSPGVPLADIPAEETNASVDLSGDFSWALPTTQVPDAVQISPYMFSRQEQQEKLLNPIQIRANIDPGMPLAALTSDSHQLIVSEREGQYRVGLTSPQVSMDRDFLLRWQPKLGSEPKAALFTQEVDGDSYGLLMLMPPANVKSADGQGGPQSGQAMAKEMIFVIDTSGSMAGEPIRQAKQSLMTALTWLRPQDSFNLIQFNSSTSMLFPQAMPANDAALQHARQYVQRLDAGGGTEMMSALQAALNNQSQGDEQGRNAVRQVVFITDGSVGNEQALFQHIHQNLSHSRLFTVGIGAAPNSFFMRKAAEFGRGSYTYISNVQQVQGPMSSLFKRLSSPVADGIQLQWQQGIDADVYPRRIPTLYLNEPLLISFKANKLDGQLVISGHTAKAPWRRELNLARKGGSDGVSTLWARSKIEALMDEKVAGADKDEIREQVLSVALTHQLVSSYTSFIAVEKTPVRPMDQLLTKAPVPNVQPQGQAAQSFAVPKTATGADFKLWIGLLVFLCSLFVLMRLNQQQERSDNLEAI, from the coding sequence ATGCTGAGGTCAAACCTTCCCCCCCATCAGGTCATTCTTGATCGGCCATTGCCTTTAAAACGGCGCCACCCTCAAGTCAGTGGTCAGTTGTTCCATCGCGAGGTGGTTTCTACACCTTACAAGACAGCGAAGCGAGTTCTGGGATTTGTTGTCCTTGCGGGGGCCGCCGTGGTGTTGCTGTTGACGCTTGGCCGCGCCGAAGCAGCATCGATGGCAGGGCGCACGTCGACACCTGTTGGGCAGTCGGCGATATCAATTGAAGGAGATATGGATGGCCAAGCCGGGGCCTCGGCAGGCAGTGGCGATAGCTTGCCCGTAGTGTCAGCGCCCCGTTTGAATGAAGATGATATCAAGGCACCGCAGCTGATGTTGCAGCAACCGGGAAGATTTACCCAAGCGGTGATGTTGAGTTCGGAACTGGATCTGGATGTCAGCGGCATGATAGTCAAGGCGACGTTAAAGCAGCGCTTTAAAAATACCACTGACGATTGGCTGGAGGGGATCTATCTATTGCCCTTGCCTGAGAACTCTGCAGTGAACCGGATGACTATGCAGGTAGGGGATCGCATTATTGAAGGTGAGATAAAAGAGAAGCAGCAAGCTAAACAACTCTTTGAGCAGGCGCGTAAAAGTGGCAAACGCGCCAGTTTATTGGTGCAAAGGCGACCTAATATGTTTAGCAACAAGGTGACGAACATTGCCCCGGGTGAAGAGGTGGTTGTCACTATCAGCTTTTTGCAGCAGCTCGATTATCGTGATGGTGAGTTTCAGTTGCGTTTTCCTATGACCATTACCCCCCGATACTCCCCTGGGGTGCCTTTGGCTGATATCCCGGCGGAGGAGACCAACGCCAGTGTAGATCTGAGTGGTGATTTTAGTTGGGCGTTGCCGACGACGCAGGTGCCTGATGCTGTGCAGATATCTCCTTATATGTTTTCCCGCCAAGAACAGCAGGAGAAGCTGCTTAATCCGATCCAGATCCGAGCAAATATTGATCCCGGCATGCCGCTTGCTGCTTTGACTAGTGATTCCCACCAGTTAATAGTCAGTGAGCGCGAGGGGCAATATCGTGTGGGTCTGACATCGCCACAAGTCAGCATGGATCGTGACTTCTTACTGCGTTGGCAACCAAAACTCGGCAGTGAGCCGAAAGCAGCCTTGTTTACCCAAGAGGTGGATGGTGATAGCTACGGGCTATTGATGTTGATGCCTCCCGCTAATGTGAAGTCTGCCGACGGCCAAGGAGGCCCTCAGAGTGGGCAGGCGATGGCGAAAGAGATGATTTTTGTTATCGATACTTCCGGTTCCATGGCGGGTGAGCCGATCAGGCAAGCGAAACAGAGCTTAATGACAGCACTGACCTGGTTGCGGCCACAGGACAGCTTTAACCTTATCCAATTTAACTCCAGTACCAGTATGCTGTTCCCACAAGCGATGCCAGCGAATGATGCGGCATTGCAACATGCTCGTCAGTATGTGCAGCGCTTGGATGCTGGTGGTGGTACCGAGATGATGTCTGCGCTGCAAGCCGCATTGAATAATCAAAGTCAGGGAGATGAACAGGGTAGGAATGCCGTTCGTCAGGTGGTGTTTATTACTGACGGCTCAGTAGGCAATGAGCAGGCACTGTTCCAACATATTCACCAAAACCTTAGTCATAGCCGGTTATTTACCGTAGGTATTGGTGCCGCGCCCAATAGTTTTTTTATGCGTAAGGCCGCCGAATTCGGTCGTGGCAGTTACACCTATATCAGTAATGTTCAGCAGGTACAGGGACCAATGTCATCGCTGTTCAAACGTTTATCCTCACCGGTTGCCGACGGTATTCAACTGCAGTGGCAACAGGGTATTGATGCCGATGTTTATCCTCGCCGTATTCCAACTCTCTATCTGAACGAGCCGTTACTTATCAGTTTCAAAGCGAACAAGTTAGATGGGCAACTAGTAATTTCTGGTCATACCGCGAAAGCCCCTTGGCGCAGAGAGTTAAATTTGGCACGCAAGGGCGGCAGCGACGGTGTATCGACCCTATGGGCGCGTTCCAAAATAGAAGCTTTGATGGATGAGAAAGTCGCAGGAGCAGACAAAGATGAGATACGCGAGCAGGTGCTATCTGTCGCGCTCACTCATCAATTAGTGTCCTCCTATACCAGCTTTATTGCTGTTGAGAAAACGCCCGTAAGGCCCATGGATCAGCTGTTGACTAAGGCGCCTGTTCCAAATGTACAACCACAGGGGCAGGCAGCGCAGAGTTTTGCCGTGCCTAAAACCGCCACCGGCGCCGATTTTAAATTGTGGATTGGTCTACTGGTTTTTCTCTGTTCACTATTTGTGTTGATGCGTTTGAACCAGCAGCAGGAGCGCTCAGATAACCTGGAGGCTATCTGA
- a CDS encoding HAD family hydrolase produces the protein MQLDNRTTLLFDWGDTLMEDTPGVPGKMCEWPQVKAMPGAEKMLQTLSQSFQICIATGAEQSTEADIRKAFRRVDLDQYIDHYFCRQNTSLSKPDPAFYQFILNELGLAASDVVMIGDHWDKDILPAAGLGMAAVWINVQGQAVDRTELAGERDRLMINVKQCQSLNELAQLLAI, from the coding sequence GTGCAGCTTGATAACCGAACGACACTGCTATTCGATTGGGGTGATACCCTGATGGAAGATACCCCTGGCGTGCCCGGCAAAATGTGTGAGTGGCCGCAAGTAAAGGCGATGCCTGGGGCTGAAAAAATGCTGCAGACACTGTCGCAGTCTTTCCAGATCTGTATCGCCACCGGTGCTGAACAATCAACCGAGGCGGATATTCGCAAAGCCTTTCGAAGGGTGGATCTAGACCAATATATTGATCACTACTTTTGTCGTCAGAACACCAGCTTGAGTAAGCCTGATCCTGCGTTTTACCAATTTATTCTGAATGAACTTGGACTGGCGGCTAGTGATGTGGTGATGATTGGCGATCATTGGGATAAAGATATATTGCCAGCAGCTGGTTTGGGGATGGCGGCTGTCTGGATAAACGTGCAAGGGCAAGCCGTTGATAGGACTGAGCTGGCAGGGGAGCGAGATCGGCTAATGATTAATGTTAAGCAATGCCAAAGCCTGAATGAACTCGCTCAATTATTAGCTATCTAG